Proteins found in one Sphaeramia orbicularis chromosome 8, fSphaOr1.1, whole genome shotgun sequence genomic segment:
- the si:ch211-198p11.6 gene encoding sperm mitochondrial-associated cysteine-rich protein, whose product MEVLSIWQLSVPLPAIMLITVTLYMIVVGIGLWIRFCLKDRCSFSCGDCCPDVSVSEQCYKMAETCDCRTPSLRSCLVDTCPSPSACPTPSCATLDCACTCHPPECDSCNCLCFEIRIK is encoded by the exons ATGGAG GTCTTGTCCATCTGGCAGCTGTCCGTCCCTCTGCCGGCCATCATGCTGATCACCGTCACCCTCTACATGATCGTGGTGGGGATCGGACTCTGGATCCGGTTCTGTCTAAAG GACCGCTGTTCCTTCTCCTGTGGTGACTGTTGTCCGGACGTCTCCGTCTCCGAACAGTGTTACAAAATGGCGGAAACCTGCGACTGTCGGACGCCGTCCCTTCGTTCCTGTCTGGTTGATACGTGTCCTTCTCCTTCAGCGTGTCCTACTCCTTCT tgtgcGACTCTGGACTGCGCCTGTACGTGTCATCCTCCAGAATGTGACTCCTGTAACTGTCTCTGCTTCGAGATCAGGATCAAAtaa